The Coturnix japonica isolate 7356 chromosome 8, Coturnix japonica 2.1, whole genome shotgun sequence sequence AAGATGGCACGAGCATGTTGTGGCTCAATGGGAACACGGCTGGTGAGGAAAGTGAAGGCCTTGTGGTACATGCCCCAAGCTTCCCATTAGTATTCCTTTAAACCCAGTAAACAGCATGGCAGCACAGTCAGGAATACTTGCAGGGATCCTCCTCTTGGTTTGTGACACCAACAAAACTGCAAACGCAGAAGGAGATTCAAAAGCCCAACAGCTGGTCAGAAAGTTCCATTAAATGCCTTCTTACTATTTTCCTGTTGTTGATATTTTGTTAATTTGCTCAGAACTACTTTCCCTCTCTCCAGTTTAAAAACCATCCCCCAAAGCCACCCAGAGAAATCTCCCTCATTCCTCATCCTCAGGCACTCATGTTTGCACTTTTAAGAGTAATCACCTCCGCATTTCAAGGctgaattttctctttatgaagGCAAAATATGGGTCTCACAGCCTTGATGAGAGGATCGTGATATCCAAATGCAGCCACTGCAGATGGGATCGGTAATAAAGGATACGGGATGTAGAGCACAGTGAACGTGCTGTAGGAATCAAGGAGATTTTGGcctgctcatttatttttcagagagcAATGGAAAGTTCAACGAGCCCTACAGATAAGCAGTCATTCACTCTCTCACCAGTGGACCCATCCCAAATTCCCAACCTTGCTATAGGGATACCTGCCACCACCATACAGCAAAAGCACAAATGATCCCCGAGCTGCTATTACAGTCTCAAGCTTCTAGAAACAAGAGAAAGCATCAATAAAGAATGctcatctcctgctgctgtACATTCCCTCCTCATCAATTATCTGTGATCCATACTTCACTTTTGGGCTTCAGCTCATACAAACACGGAAATATACTGAGAGTGACCTGCCAAGTCCTCTCCGCAGATGATTTATGAActgttttgctttagttttccCTAACTAAGCATCCCCAGGCTGACATTTAGTCACAGTCTGCTGATACTCTTGATCTCTGAGTCCCGCAGGGATACCAGTAGGTAAATGAAGGCTTAGAGATATCAGATCAAATCACCGGGCAGCCTGACCACTGATGCCAGGAAAGGCAAAGGACACCACAATTTGTTGTGGGAGAACTTTCTGGAAGTGCAGAGCATCGCATTTACATTGTCTACTTCTGGAAGACTTCCTAGCATCTTTCTGGAAGGTTCACCCACAGGGCATTAGGGGCTTGGGGAAGGCAAACCCACTGCAGCAAGCACCAGACAGGCACCAGAGCATCTCTCAATTACTGTTTAAGATTCAATTACTGTTCAAATtgcaggaaaaataagtaaacGTTGCCAGTCATACTTTAGATAAGTGATACGCTGCTGAACCAGGAAATGGATGGCCTGCTGGATAGGCAGTAAGTGATCACACTGGCATAGCCAAGtttgaaggaggaaaagctgtTGACTTCACTCACTTTCAACAACATCAtcctttttaatgcatcccaaCTTTGATTTTCTGAGCACCCACCCATCCTCAGAGCAACGATGCCAGTGCAGTTCTATTGGTAGCCCCAAAAATGGCCCTCTACCCAAACATAATTCTCATTTATCTGAACACGCTGCTTTCAAAGGCACTGAGCTAAGCAAGGCTGAACACAGCAATGGACACAATACCTTCAGCTTTATGATCTCAGGGTTGTATTGCACAGCATCCCCCCACTCCTGCATCAGTGTGGCTGTTGGCAGGCCCTTGTTAGCCAATGCCGTAATGTGTTCACTTGCTCCCCCACGAACAAGGGTGACAAAGTCTTCCACATACTGTTTTTTGGAGGTGCtgcctgcaaaaaaaaaaacaaatcacgTTTAGAGAGTGGgggctgggaagaaaaaggtgCTTCATACCTGATGCCTGGTCTCCTACACTGCATGTCCTGTGCCCCTCCTGCTCCCTTGCAGCAATACTCTCATCCTCttcttccatccccatccctccaaCAGGCAGCAATAAGGCCTGCAGTTCCTTCTGCTGCCCCAAGCTTCTCTCCACCATAAGGGAGGAAATCCATCCACCAGGCAACGTTATGGGATGTTCTTTCTGCAGTAACACTGGTTAGAAATGAAATCACACAAGTGTTTCACACCTACCTCCAATCTCCTTTAGAAGGGATTTACAGCCTTCCACATTTATTCCAAGAACCAGAGAGACAGCTTTAATAGTTCCACTGAATTTAAAGCCGTGCTGCGCGCACTTCTGGACGTCGCTCATAGAAAAACCTTTAAATGCACAACAAAacattacagtgttttttttcatgtcctTCTATGCAGAAAATAAACGTTGAGAATATatataagggaaaaaatgacaAGGATTAAGCCTTCTTTGGGATAATCAGCAGATCGGTAAGAAATGAAGTCCATGGTTCCAGGAACTCTAAAACAAGTTGCTAATGCCAGGTGGATGCTGAAAGGAGAGAGTTGTTACAatcagctcagctgcactgggctatgcagagcagcagcatgagGGAGTCTGATTTGTGACTTAAAACATCTGTGCCAAAGGACTACGTCCCACCCATCCCCTCCATCACAAGCCAGGTTTGTTAGGGGTAATGCTTTAAGTAGTTTTTGTCCTCATTTGCCAGCTCATGCCTCCAGTTCCTTCCTGCCAGAAGAGCCTTAATTGTTTCATGCAAGTTGCTCCATGTAAATTCTGAATCTAAAGTCTGTCCCTCTGGGACGTATCTGCCTATAGCAAAAACCAGCAACCTCCAAGCcagcagaagagcaaacagaCTGAGTGTCGCATGCAGCAGTCCATTAAATGCTTTCACAAACAGACAACGAAGGCCGTTCCTCACTTCCATGCCAATGAATAAATAAGAGAGTGCAGCTATTGATTAATGTCACACAGCTCTCTCTATCCCATGCAACAATCATCAtttcttgcaagaaaaaaagaagccagaGTCAAAGAGCAAGAGCAGTGTCAGGCACAAGAGTCACCCAGCAAATTATTTACTGTTTCTTACATGCTGGAAAAGCTCTTGAGGCTAAAGGTGTTTCAGAACCATCACTTGAAAAGGCAATGGAAAAAGAACTCAGGCTAAGGTTTCAAAGCTAGCAGAAATGTTAAGCTACATGGCTCTCATTCATCTCAACATCATGTCAGCCCCCAAAACGTGTAGTCTGAAACACTTGCCACAGGGCCCTTTCTGTGAACTGGCAGCATCCACAACTTGAGAGCTAGATGGAGCCCGTGATGCTGAGCACGCTTTGAAAAGCAGTGCTTTACCCAGCACTGTGGAAACACTTTGAATCCCCTATTCCCTGTATGGGTTTTCTTGGAGATGCTGCTGGCTCCTTCCGACACAGTCTCTTCTTTCCTCAGATCTGAAGATCCATCACTGGGTGCACGCAGAGGGGTTTCCCACTGAAAAGATATTTCTGGCCCCAAAGCCTTTCACAAGCTTCAGATGCACATACCTGCCTTCTGGAGCTCTCTGCTGTTCAGGACTAACGTATATTCATAGATGCCACCAACGGTAGCCTCAGTGATGTAGTGTGTCCCATAGTCTCGGTACAGCTCTCTGTACTCCCCATAGTTGTACTCCAAAGGGAGCTGATGGAGCCTCTGCAGAAACTCATAATGCAGCATCAGGGCTCGGGTCTTCAGCTTATATACAGCCACAGTCAGCTCAGAACGGGCATGGAGGAATTTGCTGGACTACATGGCatgcagaaacacaggaaacaCATATTTATAGGTATTTATACGTATTTATAAGAATACATATGCATGGGCATGTATTATATCTCTCTTTCCTGTTAAAACAAGTCATCTGTCATTGTGTCCAGTTGTTTGGGCCAGCAGTCCAAACACATTGAGGGCATTTCAATGCAGAACACTATGGCTTAAATAATAGAACCAAAACTTAGCATTGGCATTCTTCCTGGGTATCTATTACAAATGCTTCTCATATACCTGTGATTTTGTCATGGGAAATGTCACTTTGCAAGAAGCAAGTGCAAGTTTAATAGCAACAAGGATTGCTCTGCCATTGCCGAGTGCACTATATACTGAGGGGAGAGACATAGATCAACAGTACTATTAAACCACTGACAAGAGCTAGGTTTGTTTACAGCAATAACagttgaaaagaagaaatcaaatgatGTTGTTCACTAGCTCCGAATGAATCTCATAAAACAGCCCTACGATTTACAGATTAAAGCATCTCCAGCCAGCTTAAAGCGTGCATCAGATCACAGCTGTGACCACATCTCTGAAGATGAGACTGGAAGTGATGGTGCCATCCTTATTTTGTACTGTGTGTGTCCTCATCTGATGAATGATGTATTCAGCGGATAGACTGCATCAACCCAAGTCAAATGGCATCTGTTAGTCTATAGTTAAGCTCACAGAAGGCCTGCCAGCAGTTTTCATTCCACGTTACTGTCAAGGCAACCCTATAGTAGAATAGTGTGGCTTTGCTGCTTGAATTACCATTTACCCAAGTGGCAGCTCCTGCCTTGCTGAACCCACCTAAAAGAGGAACAGCCCTGCATGTGTGATGGCACTGGGCAGCTGTCTGCACTGCTTAAAGGTACAGAAAtcccagaactgcagaaaatcCTCTTTGTCCCCAGTGTTACCCCATTACTCAGCATACCTCACCATAGGGCAGGGGAACTCTGGGCTTCATTAGCTAAACCACAGCTCGATCTGTGCAGGATTTCATGGTGTTGGTTGCACCCATCCACCTCCTATCTCCTAGACTGCTTGCAATCCCATTTGTGCATCTACTAGTGAGACTGCTGTAGGAAAGGGAGGATGTCTGTGCTTTGCACTGCTCCTTATTTCCATTGTGATTTCGCTACAAACACCCAAATGTGGATGCCCAGCACTGACTGCGCAGACTGCATGCAACCGTGGCCGACTGTAAAGGTTAGGCAGCACGATTCCAGGCAGATCTGTGAATGGAAAAGCTCCTAGGTGTTGCAAACACAAACCAAGGTGTTGCAGCCTCAGTAAACGTTTGACcaataaaaactgcaaaatcCAATCAGGGGGAAAGACTTCATTTATCGCGGTCGTGGCTGCCGACCTAAGGATGGGGATGAAAtcaatacacacacaaacacagaaaatgtgttaGAACAGATTTAAGTGGAGCAGGGCTTACTGttgaagaaaatcttttcatCCTTTGAATGAACTTCTTGAACCTGTTGTCGTTATTACTGTAACCGATATCAAACAGATTGGGTATGCTTATACCAATGCTGAAGCTTGACTGCGAAGCTTGTGCCTTCAGGACATTGCTTTCATAATTTGAGTAGGAGTCGTATTCAGTCATTGTAAATTCATATTTGCCTTTGGtctaaacagaaagcaaaaacaatacATCTTATTTTCTGCATAGTGAATGTACACCTGAAGCACAGGAAGGGAGAGCAGCTACAAATATACTCGTGAATTAATGCTTGcactttgaagatgaaaagccTTGTATAATTGCAAAGCACTATTATTATTAACGCTAGTTCTTCGGGAAGAGCTGATTTACAGCAGTAGAAAAGCTACCACCTCCTCCATACTGTGAGGATCGGAGCCTATTACTTCATATGTCAATCTTACACAAAGAAGGTGAAACGTAGGCATCGATGAGAGTAGAAACCCTCAGAGGAAATGGTTTCCTAATagacaacactgaaaaaatatcagGTTTTGTAATAGGAAGGATCATAGGAAATTTGCCATCTATTCCAGTGCACCCAAATCTTAACATATGGGCACTGCTCCAAGTCCACTTAGTGCACGTGGTGTGATGATATTCTGGAAGCTGGGCTAAACTCACTCTCATCCTATTTGATCTCAGGAGTTCTGTAGTTCTTCATAAAACCATTTAGTAATGAAGCTTTGTCAGTATTATGCAGCAAATTTAGTGGAATATGTGTAATCTACAGAAGGATATGACACATACCTCTGGTGTATAGCTTTCCACATTGTATGGTTTTCTGAATCTCACGTCTGCAATGTAATGGGGAGAACATCCCCCAGCATAGTACTTGTGATCAAGAACTAATCCTTCCAAGTTTTTTGTGATGATATTTAACCTGCACGTGAAGCATAACAGCAGAATATTGTTTATGACTAATTCAGGGCTACACAGCAAATAGCCTGGATAAGAAAGGCAAAAGGGGTGTTTTTTGGCTGATGGTTCTTTGTTACAAACTTCTTTACTCTGAAACCCCAGCAGAAAGCTCTGCCTCTTCCATTGGTTGATGAACCCAATTCCTCTAGAGAAAAACTGAATGCCTAACAAGCAAGGCCTCTGCTAGATCTGCCTCTCCTTGTTTTGGGGAGAGAGACTTGCACAGTAATGACACTGAAGCTGTAAAATATTAACTCTGATTTGAGAACAAACTGAAGAGTAGGGAAGTCCACTAAAAGCAAATTACTGAGCAACTGCAGCTTCAAAGAGATGAGAAGCATGTTCCTGTAATTGTCCgacattatttctcattttgattAAACTCAGAAGTACAAAGCATTAGCAGTGACATGCACAGCAGCTGTATCTCCTGGGACTAAGTAGGAAattatcttctatttttttcctacagtatgatttcttctcttattttttaagtaaaaagcatttttctttttcctacagaacaagaaaaggCTCTTTTCACACAGTATGACATTACAAAATGTTGCCACGGTCTTAGCCAGTAAAAGATGGATGAATCCAAACACAGATTTGAATCCCCACCAGGTTGGGGTTTGTAACCCTACCCTACTCAGCCAAAGGACAGAAGTTCCACCACCTCTCAGTTTCATGGCAGAAATCCATGACGTTTTGACCCACCAAAACCAACACCTTGTTACAGACAAGAACAGATTTTAGGCAATACAACACACTGGTTCAAATCACTCATGCAAAATAATTGGAAGACTGAATCTCTCCCACTCACAGGCTCTCTATGGAgacatgaaagaaatgtttggatttgCACCTCACTCTTCACTCCCAAGTTTTGGCAATACAAAGCTCTCCTAGAAAGACTCATGGAATCAATAAGGATTTCCCACTAGGCTTTGGATCAAGACCCCAAAGAGGGTCTGACTGGAACTCCTGGATACAGCAATTCCTATGGCTTTTCTCTGTTCCATATCTATGCCTGAAGCTTTGTTAAGAAAACATCTCACAAAGATCACCAACTTACCCTTTGGCCAGATTCTCTATTCCCCAATATTGCTCCATCTTCTGGtcacattttttaaacacttttttgcagtttttttcaTCTGACTGGTCTCCACAGTCATCATCCCCATTACAAAGCAGCCTCCGTGCAATGCATCTCCCTAGGAACCAATGAGAACATTgctcaggaaaatatttattatcatGCTTACAGGCAATACTACAAAATCACAGTCCCTTAACAAAGAACTtagaaataagataaaataatgtAACATATGGTTCAAGACaagctggaaaatatttcctctctaTCTGCATGAAActgtactgcatccaggcctggggccctcagcacaggaaggacACAGAGCTCTTGGAGCGTGTCTAGAGGAGGCCAttaagatggtcagagggctggagcacctctcccatgaggaaaggttgaaggaactgggcttgtttggcctggagaagagaaggctctggggagacctcattgtggcatTCCAGTACTTTAAGGGTGCGTATAAGCAGGAAGGGGCAACATGCATtgataatgataggacaagggggaatagttttaaattgAGACTAGGGGGgtttaagttagatattaggagtaagtttttccacacagaggatggtgacgcacttgaacaggttgcccaaggaggctgtggatgccccatccctgtaggcattcaaggccaggctggatgtggctctgggcagcctggtctgctggttggcaagGATACTCAGCACAGTTTCTGTTGTTGCCATCATATCCACTAGTGCTACAGATTTTATTAACtagtttttaatttgtttggaGATTTTGAATGCATGCTGCAGACTGACTAGCGCTGGCTAACAGTCACTCAACCTCATAGATGCAAACATAAAACAGCAATGGATGGACACAGACTAACTTCAGCCAGCCCTGCCAACTCTTGTAGAAGGAGAAAGTTTAGCGTTGGGGTGTCAGAGACATCACATACACACCATCATTTCTCCCTCCTACTGCTCTTACCTGTAACTGCACACACAAAACCTTCACATCTGACTTTATTTCTGCAAGGATTATTGGTAACACAGTCTTCGCTTTCATTGTCAGAGTAATCACATGGCTCTCCATTGAACTGAGATGGTTGTTCCAGGCGGGCAAATCTGTACTgtgatgaaataaaagaaatatattgaCTCAAATGCAAAATTGTGAATTTTTATGATTCCTTAGTtgaaaaaattaagcaaatttGTGCTGGTGGAGATCTAAGAGAATGGGATTAAAAAGTGGAGGCAAAGGAGAGCTATGCTGGTAACGTACctcatttcaaacatttctaaTCTGGGACAGTTTTAATTTTACTAAGCAAGGATTGGGAATTGGAAGGGATGACAGAAAGTTTGCTTTTATCTGACAGTTTGTTTAAATGTGCCTGACAGCGCAGTGTGGGCATTTGCAAGAGTGAGGAAGGATTCGGTTACATCTCCTCTCTTTCAATTAGCGCTGGTAACAACATCCCttgttattttctgtcagtgtatTTACTTGGCCCTCTGTATCATTAGGGATTTTTTTCCGCCCACAACACTGCTGTGAAGCAGTCAATTACTCCATCCAATATGTTAGCCCTCCTTCTTTTTGCCCAGCTTTTGAGATTAACTCTTTGAAACGAAGCTTCGCTCTTCCCAGCTCACATCACCAGTTATCCCTAGTTAAGCCTGGGAATGGCTTCTCCAGCTCATTAGCAGAGGTCCCTCCAGCAACAGGGATTTTGATGTTCACGCTCCTGGGGTCATTACCTTCATTTGATGTGGCTCCTCGAGCAGGGAATGCTTGCTGACAGCCAAGGAAAAGCATCTTAATCCTGAGAGGCACCGCATCCCTCTGTGTCCCGCAGGGGACCATTAGTGAGGACAGAGATCCTCAGGCACTCACCCTTTTCTTCTGGCAGGGATCACACTTGCTCCATGAGGACCAAGGGGAGAGCATGCAGTCACGGGGCTGGGGTGAGTCGCGTGCAGACCGGGtctgcctgctgctggtgctgatcAGCCCAAGGGATTCTGTTCCACTGCTGTGTTCAACAACATGAGAGCTTCAGCATGTGGAGTCATCACACTGCGAGATCAGAACGGCTCGGCCACTGTAAAATGGTCAAGGGAAACAGAACCCACATCCCAACAGCCTGGGCCACATCTCAAGCTGTGTGAACCCAAGAGAACAACTTGGCACAGTGGCCACCACATGCAGCTCCATGGCCAGGCACCCCACAAGCACCAGTCACAATGCAAAGGCCTTGGACACACTCTGCACCTTTGAAAACAAGGCTTAAGGGCCTCCCCTTGCCAAGCAGACGATCTTTTCTCAAGCTGGGGAAAACCATTTGCCTTAGACACTATGGTCAGTACACAACAGATAGACATTCAATCACTcaccccattcatccccataATTAACACGAACCCCAGTTGTGAGCTTCCACTCTTCCTCCAGCCATTCTCACCCCATTACAAGAGCTGTCTCCATGGCTTCCATGATGCTGTAGCCAAATTTTTGCCTCATCTTTCAGACAGATGGACTATTTCTGACTAAATGCTCATCCCAGATAAATCCTTCTAGTGTCTATCTAAGATGGAAAACATTGACTCTGAGTTTCATTTCATGCCCAGTTTAACAAACAAGTTGCCCTCATTGTGTTCCAGTTCCTCCAATACAAGGGATACCACCAGCTGAAGCTCTGATCATGGCCTAGTGCCTGACAAGGGGCTCCCATTAACTCACATTACAAATCACACTGAATAAAGGAATTACAAACTCATCAGCTCACCAAGGCACAAAATCAAAGCTCAAAGTTCAGAGAACagtggaaataatttcattagaTCAGAAATATTAGACACTGATCAACTGCAGCCCTATGAAATCCTTTCCAGCACGCTGTTGGGCAGCCTGAATGTTAGCAGGCTGCATGTTGCAGGCACAACTCCACCTTACAAGAAGACCAGAGCAATCTGTTCTATCAAATTCATCAGATGACTTATACTATTTTTGCTATTCATTACAAAGAGAGAAATAGCTAAAGACAGCAATTATTTCCCATACGAAGACAAAGCAGACCGCTGGTActgatttttcactgtttaCCATATCACCCCAAGCACatctctttgaaaatgtttacttACCATAAGCAATGAACATGCAGGAAGCAGagtgcagcacaaagcagcagcagtttgatGGGGCGTGAAGCAAATGCCATCCATGCCACAGTCATCGTGCCACCATCCCATCAGTGGGTCAAAAGCAGCACGGCTCCAGTTCTATACTAGAGGGTTTGGAAACAAACTGGCTCATCCCTCCAGGCAGTAAAGAGCAgaggacccagcacttggcagAGGTGCAAGGTAAACTTTGTAATTGTTAATGCACGGCTTTCTGTgggcaaagggaaagaaagcaagggAGCTGGCCAGAAGCTatttaaactttcatttttaacactTCTTTCAGGaggcagaaacaaatgaatgtttcagcaaatgaaatggaataCTCAAGACTTGGCAAGAGGGAAGCAATAAGGGAAATGAAGTCAGCTCTCTAGGAACAAACtacaaaatgaagtatttatttctgcttttgaacACTGTTTTGTCACCTGGAGGAAGGCTGGGAATTCCTCTGCCTGCCTGGAAGCttagttttctttcagactAAAACATGGGCCCTTTCTCAGAATGCCCAAAGTCCTGAGGCCATGGGCAAGAGGTTTGATGGGGTATTGGCTTCAATAGCATAGACAGGACAGAAAACTCTGCAAGGGCTGCTGATGAGAACTCACCAAGCCACACTTCCAGATGAGGATCCTCAAAAGCTCACCaaacttttcttcattcatCTGTTAAGGCAGCCTTCAATCCCGCTGCTTCTCACTTTAAGTACAGCTCTCTTTGATTCTTGAAGCAGAACAGCCTTCCTCTTAATGCCCCCATTTGTTTTAATCTGCCACAAGCATcacagaggcagaaaaactCTCCAAATCTGCATTTGCTTGcacaaaatattacattttgttgtgctttctgGGAAAGCAGATGTTCTTGAGGAGACATTCTTGCACCGAGCGCTCTGGGCCAAGGCTCAGTGCTTCAATGACACAAGGAATAAATCCATTTGAATTTGCTCATTATGGGAATGATGGATGCTGTATATAAAATCAATCATATTCACTGACACAATTCAAAACCAATCTCAATGTAATGACCCGGGCAACTGTGACACCTCTTAATATGTCACACCGATCTCACAGATGGCACCAACTCTGACAGATAAGCAAGTGGCTTTTAGTTTGGAAGCTTGGCAAAGATGATCTAACAGAGAGAAGGATGCAAACTGATCCCTTGTAGGACGTTCATCAGAACAAAAAGATTCCATTGCAGGCTGAGGTTTCCCACCAATTGTCACTGAACAGGCAGTCAGCAACCAGAAGCCTTGTCATCTCCACATATGGAGAGTGAACCAGTAGGAAAGACGGCTGAGAGTGAGCAAAGCTTTTCGTTTTGGCCttattttttgtgttaaatGACTTTGCCCCCAGATTAAAGCAAGATGTGCTGATATGATACAGCTAGCTTAACCTTTGACACAATTGACTTAACTGTTAATTAtttacaaacaacaaaaaaactcctCACCATCGCTCACTTACAGGAAAGACCTCCCCATTCAGATGACTTTGGTAGCTCGGAAATGTAGTGCACATCCAATattgcaacagcagcaaaagagaaGCTACgatcagaagcacagagcacactCTGGACCATGTCTCAGTGCATGGAGATTGCTCCTGCTTGCTGACATGCTGCTCATCTCTGTTCCTCAATTAACAGAAAGGCATTAGGTTAAAATCGCAGCAGGGACCAAGGAGGAAGAAGTTCCTGCAtattaatctattttttcttcaaagaaaattgAATGGCACAACCAGACTTGCCAAATTCCATGAGGACAACTGACACTCCATTGGTCTGTGTGGCAATGTCGCCTTGTAACACTGCCCATGTCCTCCCTCCACAATTCAGTTCCTTCCTCATTGCTTGCTGTAATAGCcaggctgcctgctgagctgctttttaAACCTCAAAGCACTTAGCCCTTGTGGAGGCTAAGTCACTGAACATGGGTTTTATCGCATTTGAAAACGAAGACTTGCTAAGCGTCCATCATGAGCACCGAGCTCTCAAGTGCAATGTATCCTTTGCAGGGTTCATAACAGCAGCGTTAAGTTTGTAACCCCTTGCTCCTGTAAATAAAACCCATACAGTTTCACCAAAGGCAATTCTTTTTAAATGGCAGCTTTCTGCCcaaagaaaagctctgaaacACATCGGTGATGAAAGGCCCTCCGTGGGAAAGGTCAGATGGGAGCAAGAAGCTGTTTATGCTGCAGTTAGTGGTCAAAAAGAGCTTCTATTTCTCTTCCTCCAAGAAAATCTTTTCACTCCCTGCTTCATAACTCACAATGTATTTCCTCCTGCAGAAGAACACAGCTGGCTCATTCAAGAGGGGGCTCTCTTACAGATATTAATGGGGAGGAGCATAAGGTGGCAAATACATGACGAAGTTTACAAATAACAGAGCCAAAGGGACACTTACAGCGTTCACTCACAACTGACTGTTGGCGCTGCCGTTTTTGTTACAGCACCAAGTAggcaatggaagaaaaaccaCCTTGACCACATCCCTTGTCTCCAGCTCATCTCCATCAGATTTCACGGTAATGCACACCCAAACTCACCTTCAAACTAGAAACCGtttctttgaataaaaaatTCAACTCTCATAATCTAAATACGCTTTGACATAGAGCTCTTCCCATGCCCCCATCAAGAAACACAGCGATGCAACAGAAGTTTTACACTGCTGGTGCATGGCGATAACTGCTCATAACCCTTTATTTTCACAAATGTCTGGGGCTGAATGGACATTGATTTGCTGCCCGttaacatgtttttcttttaatctattGTGATATCCATTCTATTCTGCTTAGAGCTATTTATAGAAGTGGTGCTGCGGGAGCTATGAAACGGGACTGAAAAGCTGGCAAATTGCATCAGGTCTTGAAAGaccttttaggaaaaaaaaatatactatATCTGAAAGCCACTTGATTGGGTAACATTTGAAGCTATTCTTCCCACAGAGATTTTTCAGGTGCTGATAAAACATTTTAGAGGTGATAGATGAGCCACGTGGCAAACACGTGCATTGAGATAAGACTATTTAAAGCTCTAC is a genomic window containing:
- the C8B gene encoding complement component C8 beta chain isoform X2, with amino-acid sequence MTVAWMAFASRPIKLLLLCAALCFLHVHCLCSGTESLGLISTSSRQTRSARDSPQPRDCMLSPWSSWSKCDPCQKKRYRFARLEQPSQFNGEPCDYSDNESEDCVTNNPCRNKVRCEGFVCAVTGRCIARRLLCNGDDDCGDQSDEKNCKKVFKKCDQKMEQYWGIENLAKGLNIITKNLEGLVLDHKYYAGGCSPHYIADVRFRKPYNVESYTPETKGKYEFTMTEYDSYSNYESNVLKAQASQSSFSIGISIPNLFDIGYSNNDNRFKKFIQRMKRFSSTSSKFLHARSELTVAVYKLKTRALMLHYEFLQRLHQLPLEYNYGEYRELYRDYGTHYITEATVGGIYEYTLVLNSRELQKAGFSMSDVQKCAQHGFKFSGTIKAVSLVLGINVEGCKSLLKEIGGSTSKKQYVEDFVTLVRGGASEHITALANKGLPTATLMQEWGDAVQYNPEIIKLKVQPLYQLVTPADFANAMTIKENLRRALDEFQLETSSCRCAPCQGNGIPVLKGTQMLLLMETGVAGPAGLHAQEVSERGGGSATTLHHRTAAHHVRVLILKQLLARGKIVKNSVCTW
- the C8B gene encoding complement component C8 beta chain isoform X1, coding for MTVAWMAFASRPIKLLLLCAALCFLHVHCLCSGTESLGLISTSSRQTRSARDSPQPRDCMLSPWSSWSKCDPCQKKRYRFARLEQPSQFNGEPCDYSDNESEDCVTNNPCRNKVRCEGFVCAVTGRCIARRLLCNGDDDCGDQSDEKNCKKVFKKCDQKMEQYWGIENLAKGLNIITKNLEGLVLDHKYYAGGCSPHYIADVRFRKPYNVESYTPETKGKYEFTMTEYDSYSNYESNVLKAQASQSSFSIGISIPNLFDIGYSNNDNRFKKFIQRMKRFSSTSSKFLHARSELTVAVYKLKTRALMLHYEFLQRLHQLPLEYNYGEYRELYRDYGTHYITEATVGGIYEYTLVLNSRELQKAGFSMSDVQKCAQHGFKFSGTIKAVSLVLGINVEGCKSLLKEIGGSTSKKQYVEDFVTLVRGGASEHITALANKGLPTATLMQEWGDAVQYNPEIIKLKVQPLYQLVTPADFANAMTIKENLRRALDEFQLETSSCRCAPCQGNGIPVLKGTQCECICPLGRRGTACETPSGTDAAINGNWGCWASWSPCSGGQRTRRRQCNNPAPQNGGSSCSGPDTETVTC